The proteins below are encoded in one region of Brachyspira intermedia PWS/A:
- a CDS encoding sodium-dependent transporter, protein MHDNNREKLSSRLGFLLVSAGCAIGLGNVWRFPYITGKYGGALFVLLYLISLVILGLPILVMEFSVGRAGKRDLAGSYRALQKPGYKWHIIGYIQIFGCVLLMMFYTTVAGWCLSYCYFMAAGKLQGLNPQQVGEFFGSVLASPSTLILWMTVTVIIATFVCMMGLENGVEKVTKVMMTLLLLVLLVLIIRAVTLPNAKEGLKFYLLPDTNKMFSGGLKGFFSVAYAAIGQSFFTLSLGIGAMTIFGSYIDKNYSLTGESIMVMGLDTLIAFLSGLVIFPTTFSFGINPGEGAGLVFLTLPNIFNSMVLGRLWGALFFLFLSMAALTTIIAVFENLIAFTMSETKMPRKKTTIIVSITIFILSLPTALGFNLLSFIKPLGEGSTIADGLDFLVSNNFLPIGGIIILIFCTREFGWGWGNFIKEADTGKGIKFPQWARFYVSYILPFIVLAIFVIDYINRFFI, encoded by the coding sequence ATGCATGATAATAATAGAGAAAAACTCTCAAGCAGATTAGGTTTTTTATTGGTTTCGGCAGGATGTGCTATAGGATTAGGTAATGTATGGAGATTTCCTTATATTACAGGAAAGTATGGAGGAGCACTTTTTGTACTTCTTTATTTAATTTCTCTTGTAATATTGGGACTTCCTATACTTGTAATGGAATTTTCTGTTGGAAGAGCAGGTAAAAGAGATTTAGCTGGTTCTTACAGAGCTTTACAAAAGCCGGGATATAAATGGCATATAATAGGATATATACAGATATTCGGTTGTGTGCTTCTTATGATGTTTTATACTACTGTAGCGGGCTGGTGTTTATCATACTGTTATTTTATGGCAGCAGGAAAACTTCAAGGACTCAATCCGCAGCAGGTAGGTGAATTCTTTGGCTCTGTTCTTGCTTCTCCTTCTACTTTAATACTTTGGATGACTGTAACTGTTATAATAGCAACATTTGTATGTATGATGGGGCTTGAAAATGGAGTTGAAAAAGTTACTAAAGTTATGATGACTCTTCTTTTATTGGTTCTTTTGGTGCTTATAATAAGAGCTGTTACTCTTCCTAATGCTAAAGAAGGACTTAAATTCTACTTACTTCCTGATACAAACAAAATGTTCAGCGGAGGGCTTAAAGGATTTTTCTCTGTTGCTTATGCTGCTATAGGTCAGTCATTCTTTACTTTGAGTTTAGGAATTGGAGCTATGACCATATTCGGAAGCTATATTGATAAAAACTACTCCCTTACAGGTGAATCTATAATGGTTATGGGACTTGATACTTTAATAGCATTTCTTTCAGGTCTTGTAATATTTCCTACAACATTCTCTTTTGGAATAAATCCTGGAGAAGGTGCCGGATTAGTATTCTTAACTTTACCGAATATATTTAATTCTATGGTACTAGGAAGATTATGGGGAGCATTATTCTTCTTATTCTTATCAATGGCTGCTTTAACTACTATTATAGCGGTATTTGAAAATTTAATTGCATTTACTATGTCTGAAACTAAAATGCCTCGTAAAAAAACTACTATAATAGTATCAATTACTATATTTATATTGAGCCTTCCTACAGCTTTAGGATTTAATTTACTTTCATTTATAAAACCTCTTGGAGAAGGAAGCACTATAGCTGACGGACTTGATTTTCTTGTAAGCAACAATTTCCTTCCTATAGGCGGTATAATAATACTGATATTCTGTACAAGAGAATTTGGTTGGGGCTGGGGTAATTTTATAAAAGAAGCTGATACAGGAAAAGGAATAAAATTCCCTCAATGGGCTAGATTCTATGTTTCATATATTCTACCTTTCATAGTATTAGCTATATTTGTAATTGACTATATAAACAGATTCTTTATTTAA
- a CDS encoding OmpA family protein, with the protein MLKKINIFFILLLVALNAYGAIVISTYKKPREIKYKYKMTERGKVLIVPKNILFQFNSGELDLNKYLKTVKYVGDVSTSTNIMMIIIEGHISTNEYKKTTNGYDRKDILFLYNRKNIDELSYKRSYNVYLAVTNGIVSKLTNYGLQDLLSEYKKIEENRRVEFILIENTNDMNVYTNYINNLIMSK; encoded by the coding sequence ATGTTAAAAAAAATAAATATATTCTTTATTCTATTGCTAGTAGCTTTGAATGCTTATGGAGCAATAGTAATATCAACTTACAAAAAGCCTAGAGAAATAAAATATAAATATAAAATGACAGAAAGAGGAAAAGTATTAATAGTTCCTAAAAATATATTATTTCAGTTTAACAGTGGAGAATTAGATTTAAATAAATATTTAAAAACTGTTAAATATGTTGGAGATGTAAGCACAAGTACTAATATTATGATGATTATTATAGAAGGTCATATAAGTACTAATGAATATAAAAAAACTACTAATGGATATGATAGAAAGGATATATTATTCCTCTACAATAGAAAAAATATTGATGAATTATCATATAAAAGGTCTTATAATGTGTATTTGGCTGTAACAAATGGTATTGTAAGTAAATTAACCAATTACGGACTTCAGGATTTACTAAGTGAATATAAAAAAATTGAAGAAAACAGAAGAGTGGAATTTATTTTAATAGAAAATACTAATGATATGAATGTATATACTAATTATATAAATAATTTGATAATGTCAAAATAA
- the ppdK gene encoding pyruvate, phosphate dikinase — protein sequence MASKKMVYFFGNGKSEGAKETKALLGGKGLGLAQMTESKVPVPAGFTITTEVCDYYSKNKSYPKGLEKMVDENIKKLEKAMNMKFGDVNKPLLVSVRSGAAISMPGMMDTILNLGINEKVVEGLVAKTNNPRFAWDAYRRFIQMFGDVAMGVDHDKFEEILDERKKAIAPKVGKPEKEVKDTDLDVEELKIVVEKYKAMYKEEKGEEFPEDPKVQLWHAINAVFRSWNNPRAEAYRKLNDIRGLLGTAVNVQAMVFGNMGNTSATGVCFSRNPSTGENKFYGEFLINAQGEDVVAGIRTPQEITLEGSLEWAKNNNISEEERKAKYPSLEEVMPSVYKQLVSYKNQLEKYYSDMQDMEFTIQEGKLYMLQTRNGKRTAAAAVRIAVELAEAKIISKEEALMRVNPSDLDQLLHPMFDPTAKKGAKVLAKGLNASPGAAVGKVVFAADRAEAMKEAGEQTILVRIETSPEDIKGMNAAEGILTARGGSTSHAAVVARGMGKCCVAGCSALEIDYANKCMKVGDDVVNEGDYISIDGSTGEVMLGQVATKEAEMSEDFKKLMQWADDKRKEKKFEVHTNADTPNDAQIARKFGAEGIGLCRTEHMFFNADRIKSVRQLILVAEEVKQLKEKLEAAEKIGDKKTIEELEPLYKEPRKLYDEALDSILPMQREDFIGIFTAMNGYPVTVRLLDPPLHEFIPHEDSQLQELSNEMNVSFEKLRAIRDSLHEFNPMLGHRGCRLGITYPEIYDMQARAILEAAVKVKKNGVDVHPEIMIPLVGTLKELKMIKDRIIKIAEEVFAKEGSSVKYKVGTMIEVPRAALVADKIATEAEFFSFGTNDLTQMGGGFSRDDAGKFLKDYVNKEIYEKDPFQSLDQEGIGELLRIGVTKGRAANKNLTVGICGEHGGDPATVMFCYSIGLNYVSCSPYRVPIARLAAAQGIISSKPAKKSAAKKPAAKKAASKTASAKKPAAKKTASKVTAAKKPAAKKAPAKKTSKK from the coding sequence ATGGCATCAAAAAAGATGGTTTACTTCTTCGGTAACGGTAAATCTGAAGGCGCTAAAGAAACTAAAGCTCTTTTAGGTGGTAAAGGTTTAGGACTTGCACAAATGACAGAAAGTAAAGTACCTGTGCCTGCTGGTTTTACAATTACTACAGAAGTTTGTGATTATTATTCAAAAAATAAGTCATACCCTAAGGGTTTAGAAAAAATGGTTGATGAAAACATCAAAAAGCTTGAAAAGGCTATGAATATGAAATTCGGTGATGTTAATAAACCTTTACTTGTTTCAGTTCGTTCCGGAGCTGCTATATCTATGCCTGGTATGATGGATACTATTCTTAACCTAGGTATTAATGAAAAAGTAGTAGAAGGTCTTGTAGCAAAAACTAATAATCCTAGATTTGCTTGGGATGCTTATAGAAGATTTATACAGATGTTCGGCGATGTTGCTATGGGCGTTGATCATGATAAATTTGAAGAAATATTAGATGAAAGAAAAAAAGCTATAGCACCTAAAGTTGGAAAACCTGAAAAAGAGGTTAAAGACACTGATTTAGATGTTGAAGAATTAAAAATAGTAGTAGAAAAATATAAAGCTATGTATAAAGAGGAGAAAGGAGAAGAATTCCCTGAAGATCCTAAAGTACAGTTATGGCATGCTATCAATGCTGTATTTAGAAGCTGGAATAACCCTAGAGCTGAAGCATACAGAAAATTAAATGACATAAGAGGTCTTTTAGGTACTGCTGTAAACGTTCAAGCCATGGTATTTGGTAATATGGGAAATACTTCTGCTACAGGTGTATGTTTCTCTCGTAACCCTTCTACTGGTGAAAATAAATTCTATGGTGAGTTCTTAATCAATGCTCAAGGTGAAGACGTTGTTGCTGGTATCAGAACTCCTCAAGAAATTACATTAGAGGGCAGTTTAGAATGGGCTAAAAACAACAATATTAGCGAAGAAGAAAGAAAAGCAAAATATCCTTCTCTTGAAGAGGTTATGCCTTCTGTTTATAAACAATTAGTAAGTTATAAAAATCAATTAGAAAAATATTACAGTGATATGCAGGATATGGAGTTTACTATACAGGAAGGTAAGCTTTATATGCTTCAAACTCGTAATGGTAAAAGAACTGCTGCTGCTGCTGTAAGAATAGCTGTTGAACTTGCTGAAGCTAAAATAATTTCTAAAGAAGAAGCTTTAATGAGAGTAAATCCTTCTGATTTGGATCAATTACTTCACCCAATGTTCGATCCTACTGCTAAAAAAGGAGCTAAAGTTCTTGCTAAAGGATTAAATGCTTCTCCTGGTGCTGCTGTTGGTAAAGTAGTATTTGCTGCTGACAGAGCTGAAGCTATGAAAGAGGCAGGAGAACAGACTATACTTGTTCGTATAGAAACTAGCCCTGAAGATATTAAAGGTATGAACGCTGCTGAAGGTATATTGACAGCAAGAGGCGGTTCTACTTCACATGCTGCTGTTGTTGCACGCGGTATGGGTAAATGCTGTGTTGCTGGATGTAGTGCTTTAGAAATAGACTATGCTAATAAATGCATGAAAGTAGGCGATGATGTAGTTAATGAAGGCGATTATATTTCTATAGACGGTTCTACTGGTGAAGTTATGTTAGGACAAGTTGCTACTAAAGAAGCTGAAATGTCTGAAGACTTCAAAAAACTTATGCAATGGGCTGATGATAAGAGAAAAGAAAAGAAATTTGAAGTTCATACTAATGCTGATACTCCTAATGATGCACAAATTGCTAGAAAATTTGGTGCTGAAGGTATCGGACTTTGCAGAACTGAGCATATGTTCTTCAATGCTGATAGAATTAAGAGTGTAAGACAGCTTATACTTGTTGCTGAAGAAGTTAAGCAGTTAAAAGAAAAATTGGAAGCTGCTGAAAAAATAGGCGATAAGAAAACTATAGAAGAGCTTGAGCCTTTATATAAAGAGCCAAGAAAACTTTATGATGAAGCTTTAGACAGCATTCTTCCTATGCAAAGAGAAGACTTTATCGGAATATTTACTGCTATGAATGGATATCCTGTAACAGTAAGACTTCTTGACCCACCTTTGCATGAATTCATTCCTCATGAAGATTCTCAATTACAAGAACTTTCTAATGAAATGAATGTTTCTTTCGAGAAACTTAGAGCTATTAGAGATAGTTTACATGAATTTAACCCAATGCTTGGACATAGAGGCTGCCGTCTTGGTATTACTTATCCTGAAATCTATGATATGCAGGCTAGAGCTATATTAGAGGCTGCTGTTAAAGTTAAGAAAAACGGTGTAGATGTTCATCCTGAAATAATGATCCCTCTTGTTGGTACTTTAAAAGAGCTTAAAATGATAAAAGATAGAATCATTAAAATAGCTGAGGAAGTATTTGCAAAAGAAGGTTCTTCAGTTAAGTATAAAGTTGGTACTATGATAGAAGTTCCTAGAGCTGCTTTAGTTGCTGATAAGATCGCTACAGAAGCTGAATTCTTCTCATTCGGTACTAATGACTTAACTCAAATGGGAGGTGGTTTCTCAAGAGATGATGCCGGTAAATTCTTGAAAGACTATGTAAATAAAGAGATATACGAGAAAGATCCTTTCCAATCATTGGATCAGGAAGGTATAGGAGAGCTTTTGAGAATTGGTGTTACTAAAGGTAGAGCTGCTAATAAAAATCTAACAGTTGGTATCTGCGGTGAGCATGGAGGAGATCCTGCTACAGTTATGTTCTGCTACAGTATAGGACTTAACTATGTAAGCTGTTCACCTTATAGAGTACCTATAGCAAGACTTGCTGCTGCTCAGGGAATAATAAGTTCTAAGCCGGCTAAAAAATCTGCTGCTAAGAAGCCAGCTGCAAAAAAAGCCGCTTCTAAAACTGCATCTGCTAAAAAACCTGCAGCAAAAAAAACAGCTTCTAAAGTAACAGCTGCTAAGAAACCAGCTGCTAAAAAAGCACCTGCTAAGAAAACAAGCAAAAAATAA